The Blastomonas fulva genome contains a region encoding:
- a CDS encoding PTS sugar transporter subunit IIA, with the protein MAWFELDKQAVLISARVADKQQALELAAEQFGHCYGLDTDKVLSCLLEREQLGSTGFGRRVAIPHGKIEGLDHSVAVLLRLGKPIDFGSIDNLPVDLVIALISPIATGAMHLQALAHISRLTRDEKTLAKIKGADDPDAIFALVTAELDRDAA; encoded by the coding sequence ATGGCGTGGTTCGAACTCGACAAGCAGGCGGTGCTCATCTCTGCGCGCGTCGCCGACAAGCAGCAGGCGCTGGAACTGGCGGCGGAACAGTTCGGCCATTGCTATGGTCTGGACACCGACAAGGTGCTCTCGTGCCTGCTCGAGCGCGAGCAATTGGGCTCCACCGGCTTCGGGCGCCGCGTCGCGATCCCGCATGGCAAGATCGAGGGGCTCGATCATTCGGTCGCGGTGCTGCTGCGGCTGGGCAAGCCGATTGATTTCGGATCGATCGACAATCTGCCCGTCGATCTGGTGATCGCGCTTATTTCGCCCATCGCCACCGGCGCAATGCATCTACAGGCGCTGGCGCATATCTCGCGGCTGACCCGCGATGAAAAGACGCTCGCCAAGATCAAGGGCGCCGACGATCCGGACGCCATCTTCGCATTGGTGACCGCCGAGCTGGACCGTGACG
- the hpf gene encoding ribosome hibernation-promoting factor, HPF/YfiA family: MDIRISGHQVDTGEALKVHVSDRLNAIVEKYFSKAISSQVTFGRGPHDQFQCDIVTHVMQGLILKGQGTAHDAHVAFDGAAEKIDKQLRRYMGRLKGRQEQVQHALAEEEAAYTVFDTGSEEEEVVDFPVVIAETRVDVPEATVSDAVMMLDLRNTNALFFKNAGTGRHNMVYRRVDGSIGWVEPQK; this comes from the coding sequence ATGGACATTCGTATTTCAGGTCATCAGGTCGATACTGGCGAGGCACTCAAGGTGCATGTTTCCGACCGGCTCAATGCGATTGTCGAGAAGTATTTTTCCAAGGCGATATCCAGCCAGGTCACCTTCGGGCGAGGGCCTCACGACCAGTTCCAGTGCGATATCGTCACCCATGTCATGCAGGGCCTGATCCTCAAGGGCCAGGGCACCGCGCACGACGCGCATGTCGCCTTTGATGGCGCCGCCGAAAAGATCGACAAGCAGCTTCGCCGCTATATGGGCCGCCTCAAGGGCCGCCAGGAGCAGGTCCAGCACGCGCTGGCCGAGGAAGAGGCTGCCTATACCGTGTTCGATACCGGCAGCGAGGAGGAAGAGGTCGTCGATTTCCCGGTGGTGATCGCCGAAACCCGGGTCGATGTGCCCGAGGCCACCGTCTCCGATGCGGTGATGATGCTCGACCTGCGCAACACCAATGCTCTGTTCTTCAAGAACGCCGGGACCGGGCGCCACAACATGGTCTATCGCCGCGTCGATGGCTCGATCGGTTGGGTCGAACCGCAGAAATAA
- the dnaQ gene encoding DNA polymerase III subunit epsilon, with protein MREIIFDTETTGLSPDEGHRMVEIGCIEMVGRMATGRTFHAFFNPQMPMPPEAERVHGHSDAFLADKPLFHERAGELLEFLGDAQLVAHNAGFDMRFVNAELARIELPPIPMARVVDTVVMARSKFPGSPASLDALCKRFGVDRSHRVLHGALLDAELLAQVYIELTGGRQIGLGLADDSDADSSGIPARPRLIPAVQRPHRLPRQFAASAEELAVHQEFLAKIKQPLWLSKR; from the coding sequence ATGAGAGAGATCATTTTCGATACCGAAACCACCGGCCTGTCCCCCGACGAAGGACACAGGATGGTGGAAATCGGGTGCATCGAGATGGTCGGGCGGATGGCCACGGGCCGCACCTTCCACGCCTTTTTCAACCCCCAGATGCCGATGCCGCCCGAGGCCGAGCGCGTGCACGGGCACTCGGACGCGTTTCTGGCGGACAAGCCGCTGTTTCACGAGCGCGCAGGCGAACTGCTCGAGTTCCTTGGCGATGCGCAGCTGGTCGCGCACAATGCCGGGTTCGACATGCGCTTCGTCAATGCCGAGCTGGCGCGGATCGAGCTGCCGCCGATTCCCATGGCGCGGGTCGTCGATACCGTGGTGATGGCGCGGTCCAAGTTCCCCGGATCACCCGCCAGCCTCGATGCCCTGTGCAAGCGCTTCGGGGTCGATCGCAGCCACCGCGTGCTGCACGGCGCGCTGCTCGATGCCGAATTGCTTGCGCAGGTCTATATCGAGCTTACCGGCGGGCGGCAGATCGGGCTGGGGCTGGCCGACGACAGCGATGCCGACAGTTCGGGCATTCCGGCACGGCCGCGGCTGATCCCGGCGGTCCAGCGTCCGCACCGCCTGCCGCGCCAGTTTGCCGCCAGCGCCGAGGAGCTGGCGGTGCATCAGGAGTTTCTCGCCAAGATCAAGCAGCCCTTGTGGCTGTCCAAGCGTTGA
- the coaE gene encoding dephospho-CoA kinase (Dephospho-CoA kinase (CoaE) performs the final step in coenzyme A biosynthesis.), with translation MTTHVKRLPPHHRHRPLVLGLTGSIGMGKSAVAKMLRAEGVPVFDADAEVHVLQGPGGALLPAIEAAFPGTTGPRGVDRAKLGAAVFGNAGALKTLEHIVHPAVGRSRAAFVRANRARRIIVFDIPLLFEKGGTQNVDGIIVVSASLWQQRKRVMARAGMTAARLRHIRHLQMADHHKRCHADWIIPTGGTKLATRQAVRKLLGNLRSSLAR, from the coding sequence ATGACCACCCATGTCAAGCGGCTGCCTCCGCACCACCGTCACCGCCCCCTGGTGCTGGGGCTGACCGGATCGATCGGCATGGGAAAGTCCGCGGTGGCCAAGATGCTCCGCGCCGAGGGGGTGCCGGTGTTCGATGCCGATGCCGAGGTGCATGTGCTGCAGGGCCCGGGCGGCGCGCTGCTGCCGGCGATCGAGGCGGCGTTTCCCGGCACCACCGGGCCGCGCGGGGTCGATCGCGCCAAGCTGGGCGCGGCGGTGTTCGGTAATGCAGGCGCGCTCAAGACGCTTGAGCACATCGTCCACCCCGCGGTCGGACGCTCGCGCGCCGCCTTTGTCCGCGCCAACCGCGCGCGGCGGATCATCGTGTTCGATATCCCCTTGCTGTTCGAGAAAGGTGGCACGCAGAATGTCGACGGCATCATCGTCGTGTCCGCCTCGCTGTGGCAGCAGCGCAAGCGGGTGATGGCGCGTGCAGGCATGACCGCGGCGCGGTTGCGGCACATCCGCCACCTGCAGATGGCCGATCATCACAAGCGTTGTCATGCCGACTGGATCATCCCCACCGGGGGGACCAAATTGGCGACGCGGCAGGCTGTGCGAAAGCTGCTGGGGAATTTGCGGTCGTCTCTTGCGCGCTGA
- the aroE gene encoding shikimate dehydrogenase, translated as MEKPHAARPYAEVIGDPIAHSKSPLIHGFWLKQLGMDADYRTAHVTPDALGAYVDSRRDDPLWRGCNVTIPHKLSVMEHVADPGDVRTSIGAMNTIARNATGALFGTNTDAGGFYAPLGQSDFTGANVAVIGAGGAARAVLFALSRMDVASVTIHARNALKAMGLLASFGLKGQVRGMEDSLGEVALLVNTSPLGMKGFDPLNVDLSPLPEGAVVYDIVYAPLETALLKQARNLGLDTVDGLEMLIGQAALAFEIFFDVAPPRGHDDELRALLIA; from the coding sequence GTGGAAAAACCCCATGCCGCCCGTCCCTATGCGGAGGTGATCGGCGACCCGATCGCGCACAGCAAATCGCCGCTGATCCATGGCTTCTGGCTCAAGCAACTGGGGATGGACGCGGATTATCGCACCGCGCATGTCACCCCCGATGCGCTTGGCGCCTATGTCGACAGCCGCCGCGACGATCCCTTGTGGCGCGGGTGCAATGTCACCATCCCGCACAAGCTTTCGGTGATGGAGCATGTCGCCGATCCGGGCGACGTGCGCACCAGCATCGGCGCGATGAACACCATTGCGCGCAATGCCACCGGAGCGCTGTTCGGCACCAACACCGATGCCGGGGGCTTTTATGCGCCGCTGGGGCAAAGCGATTTTACAGGCGCGAATGTCGCGGTCATCGGTGCAGGCGGTGCTGCGCGCGCGGTGCTGTTCGCGCTGTCGCGGATGGATGTCGCCAGCGTGACGATCCATGCGCGCAATGCGCTCAAGGCCATGGGACTGCTCGCCAGTTTCGGGCTCAAGGGCCAGGTGCGCGGTATGGAGGATTCGCTGGGCGAGGTCGCCCTGCTGGTCAACACCAGTCCGCTCGGCATGAAGGGCTTCGACCCGCTCAACGTCGATCTGTCACCGCTACCTGAAGGCGCGGTGGTCTATGACATCGTCTACGCCCCGCTCGAGACCGCCTTGCTCAAGCAGGCGCGCAATTTGGGGCTCGACACCGTCGACGGGCTGGAAATGCTGATCGGTCAGGCTGCGCTCGCGTTCGAGATCTTCTTCGATGTCGCCCCGCCGCGTGGTCACGACGACGAACTGCGCGCGCTGCTGATCGCATGA
- a CDS encoding Maf family protein, with product MLILASQSASRRTMLDKADVPFTVVAAHIDESAIRASLHAEGTSPRDIADALAEAKAMRVGTKRPEAMVLGSDQILETSTGEMLSKPQTPEDAIRQLETLSGKAHKLWSAAVIVEGGRPIWRHVEKAVMHVRPLGSAFVRDYVDKHWESIGYTVGCYEIEGAGAQLFSHIEGNHFAVLGMPLLPLLGFLRERELMPS from the coding sequence ATGCTGATACTCGCATCGCAGAGTGCATCACGCCGGACCATGCTGGACAAGGCCGACGTCCCGTTCACCGTTGTTGCCGCGCACATCGATGAATCGGCGATCCGCGCCTCGCTGCACGCCGAGGGCACAAGCCCACGTGATATCGCCGATGCGCTCGCCGAAGCCAAGGCGATGCGCGTGGGCACCAAGCGCCCCGAAGCGATGGTGCTGGGATCGGACCAGATCCTCGAAACCTCGACCGGCGAGATGCTGTCCAAGCCTCAGACCCCCGAAGACGCGATCCGCCAGCTCGAGACATTGTCGGGCAAGGCGCACAAATTGTGGAGCGCCGCCGTCATCGTCGAGGGCGGCCGCCCGATCTGGAGGCATGTGGAAAAAGCCGTGATGCACGTGCGTCCCCTGGGCAGCGCCTTTGTGCGCGACTATGTGGATAAGCACTGGGAATCCATTGGATACACGGTGGGATGTTACGAGATCGAAGGCGCAGGCGCCCAGCTTTTTAGCCATATCGAAGGCAATCATTTCGCTGTCCTGGGCATGCCACTGCTGCCGCTGCTCGGCTTCCTGCGCGAGCGCGAACTGATGCCGAGCTGA
- a CDS encoding pyruvate, water dikinase regulatory protein produces MSRFHLHLLSDSTGETLENIAKAALAQFDAVEIIKHFWPMVRSETHLDRILDEVAANPGLVLFTLVNPDIRAKLERRCRVLGLPMVPALDAVSDALSNLLGQAAKARPGRQHVLDAAYFARVEAIQFTIAHDDGQNWENWEAADIVLAGVSRSSKTPTSIYLANRGYKTANIPIVVESPPPSALFSLNRPLVVGLTTNPERLIAVRRNRLLSLNQAPETDYVNDDKVKAELAFARRMFADNGWPVIDVTRRSIEESAAAIINLFNEREAARESRRQAGLAADEV; encoded by the coding sequence ATGAGCCGCTTCCACCTCCATCTGCTGTCGGATTCCACCGGGGAGACGCTGGAAAACATCGCCAAGGCCGCCTTGGCGCAGTTCGATGCGGTCGAGATCATCAAGCACTTCTGGCCGATGGTCCGCTCCGAAACGCATCTCGACCGGATTCTGGACGAGGTCGCGGCCAACCCGGGGTTGGTGCTGTTCACTCTGGTCAATCCCGATATCCGCGCCAAGCTAGAACGCCGCTGCCGCGTGCTGGGGCTGCCGATGGTCCCCGCGCTCGATGCGGTCAGCGATGCGCTGTCCAACCTGCTGGGTCAGGCGGCCAAGGCGCGCCCGGGTCGCCAGCATGTGCTCGATGCGGCGTATTTCGCGCGCGTCGAGGCGATCCAGTTCACCATCGCGCACGATGACGGGCAGAACTGGGAAAACTGGGAGGCGGCCGATATCGTGCTCGCCGGGGTGTCGCGCTCGTCCAAGACGCCGACCTCGATCTATCTGGCCAATCGCGGCTACAAGACCGCCAATATCCCGATCGTGGTCGAATCCCCGCCGCCTTCAGCGCTGTTTTCGCTCAACCGCCCTTTGGTCGTCGGGCTGACCACCAATCCCGAACGGTTGATCGCGGTGCGGCGCAACCGGCTGTTGTCCTTGAACCAGGCCCCCGAAACCGACTATGTCAACGATGACAAGGTGAAGGCAGAGCTGGCCTTTGCGCGGCGGATGTTTGCGGATAATGGTTGGCCGGTCATCGATGTGACCCGCAGGTCGATCGAGGAATCGGCCGCAGCGATCATCAACCTGTTCAACGAGCGCGAGGCGGCGCGCGAAAGCCGTCGCCAGGCGGGGCTGGCGGCAGATGAAGTGTAA
- the hemE gene encoding uroporphyrinogen decarboxylase → MGGDTVQTAVRTAPLLECLAGKVHETPPMWMMRQAGRYLPEYRALRAEKGGFLELVYDSPSAAEITLQPLRRFDLDAAILFSDILIVPYAMGQNLQFLVGEGPHLSPTLVDHALESLVPAYERLDAIYETVRLVKAELAPEKAFLGFAGSAWTVATYMVNGEGSKDQHATRAYAYRDPQGFQVLIDAIVDLTITYLIGQIDAGVDAVQIFDSWSGSLAPSQFERWVIAPNARIAAAIHEARPGVPVIGFPKGAGEKLAAYARETGVDALGLDETIDPVWAAANIPAHLPVQGNLDPLALLAGGEQMESAVRHIIRTFEGRPHIFNLGHGILQQTPIEHVHALLTLVKQGA, encoded by the coding sequence ATGGGCGGGGACACAGTTCAGACCGCAGTGCGCACAGCGCCGCTGCTAGAATGCTTGGCAGGTAAGGTTCACGAGACGCCGCCGATGTGGATGATGCGTCAGGCCGGGCGCTATCTGCCGGAGTATCGCGCTCTCAGGGCGGAAAAGGGCGGTTTTCTCGAGCTCGTCTATGACAGCCCGTCCGCTGCCGAGATCACGCTGCAGCCGCTGCGCCGCTTCGATCTTGATGCCGCGATCCTGTTTTCCGATATCCTGATCGTTCCTTACGCGATGGGCCAGAACCTGCAGTTCCTGGTCGGCGAAGGTCCGCACCTCTCCCCGACCTTGGTCGATCATGCGCTGGAGAGCCTTGTGCCGGCCTATGAGCGGCTCGATGCGATCTACGAGACCGTGCGCCTGGTCAAAGCCGAGCTTGCGCCTGAGAAGGCCTTTCTGGGCTTTGCAGGGTCTGCCTGGACAGTCGCGACCTACATGGTCAACGGTGAGGGCAGCAAGGACCAGCACGCCACCCGGGCCTATGCCTACAGGGATCCTCAAGGCTTCCAGGTGCTCATCGACGCGATCGTCGATCTGACGATCACCTATCTCATCGGCCAGATCGATGCCGGGGTCGACGCGGTGCAGATCTTCGACAGCTGGTCGGGCTCGCTTGCGCCCTCGCAGTTCGAACGCTGGGTCATCGCGCCCAATGCCCGGATTGCAGCGGCGATCCACGAAGCGCGCCCGGGTGTTCCGGTGATCGGTTTTCCCAAGGGCGCTGGCGAAAAGCTTGCCGCTTATGCGCGCGAGACCGGTGTCGATGCGCTGGGGCTCGACGAGACGATCGATCCGGTCTGGGCCGCGGCCAACATTCCGGCGCATCTGCCGGTGCAGGGCAATCTCGATCCGCTGGCGCTGCTGGCGGGCGGCGAGCAGATGGAAAGCGCGGTCAGGCACATCATCCGCACCTTCGAGGGACGGCCGCACATTTTCAACCTGGGCCATGGCATATTGCAGCAGACGCCCATTGAACATGTTCACGCACTGCTTACACTGGTGAAGCAGGGCGCATAA
- a CDS encoding CopD family protein has translation MNELLLTTDYVLAMLYLWLKAAHLIFVIFWMAGLFMLPRFLVYHQEAEHGSPEATRWIDREAKLKNIILNPSLIIVWLLGLVLAVQIGAFSQGWFHAKLLFVLVLSGYHGWMIGYARKLAKGERKLTGKQLRLINEVPGIAAAVIVILVIVKPF, from the coding sequence ATGAATGAGCTCCTCCTGACAACGGATTACGTCTTAGCAATGCTCTATCTCTGGCTGAAAGCGGCGCACCTCATCTTCGTCATCTTCTGGATGGCGGGCCTGTTCATGCTGCCGCGCTTCCTGGTCTATCATCAGGAGGCTGAGCACGGATCGCCCGAGGCCACCCGCTGGATCGACCGCGAAGCCAAGCTCAAGAACATCATCCTCAACCCCTCGCTGATCATCGTGTGGTTGCTGGGGCTGGTGCTCGCGGTGCAGATCGGCGCGTTTTCGCAAGGCTGGTTTCACGCCAAACTGCTCTTCGTGCTGGTGCTCAGCGGCTATCACGGCTGGATGATCGGCTATGCCAGGAAGCTGGCCAAGGGCGAACGCAAACTGACCGGCAAGCAATTGCGGCTGATCAACGAAGTGCCGGGGATCGCCGCAGCGGTGATCGTGATTTTGGTGATCGTGAAGCCTTTCTGA
- the rho gene encoding transcription termination factor Rho translates to MHLKELKQKTPAELVTMAEELGVESASTLRRQDLMFAILKELADDGELIMGLGTIEVLSDGFGFLRSPEANYLAGPDDIYVSPNQVRRFGLRTGDTVEGEIRAPRDGERYFALTKLTAVNFDDPDVVRHRVNFDNLTPLYPDEKLRLDTLDPTVKDKSARVIDIVSPQGKGQRALIVAPPRVGKTVLLQNIAKAITDNHPEVFLIVLLIDERPEEVTDMQRSVKGEVISSTFDEPAQRHVQVAEMVIEKAKRLVEHKKDVVILLDSITRLGRAYNTVVPSSGKVLTGGVDANALQRPKRFFGAARNIEEGGSLSIIATALIDTGSRMDEVIFEEFKGTGNSEIVLDRKVADKRIFPALDVGKSGTRKEELLVEKDILSKMWVLRRILMQMGTIDAMEFLLDKMKDSKTNEDFFDSMNQ, encoded by the coding sequence ATGCATCTTAAAGAACTCAAGCAGAAAACCCCCGCTGAACTCGTCACCATGGCAGAGGAGCTGGGCGTCGAAAGCGCATCGACGCTCCGCCGCCAGGACCTGATGTTCGCGATCCTCAAGGAACTGGCCGATGATGGCGAGCTTATCATGGGCCTGGGCACCATCGAAGTGCTGTCCGACGGGTTCGGCTTCCTGCGCAGCCCCGAGGCGAACTATCTCGCCGGGCCCGACGACATCTACGTCTCCCCCAACCAGGTGCGCCGCTTCGGCCTGCGTACCGGTGACACGGTCGAAGGCGAAATCCGCGCACCCCGCGATGGCGAGCGCTACTTCGCCCTCACCAAGCTGACCGCGGTCAACTTCGACGATCCCGATGTCGTGCGTCACCGCGTCAACTTCGACAACCTGACCCCGCTTTATCCCGATGAAAAGCTGCGGCTCGACACGCTCGACCCGACCGTCAAGGACAAGTCGGCGCGCGTCATCGACATCGTCTCGCCGCAGGGCAAGGGCCAGCGCGCCTTGATCGTCGCGCCACCACGTGTCGGTAAGACCGTGCTGCTGCAGAACATTGCCAAGGCGATCACCGACAACCACCCCGAAGTCTTCCTCATCGTGCTGCTGATCGACGAGCGCCCCGAGGAAGTCACCGACATGCAGCGCAGCGTGAAGGGCGAGGTCATTTCCTCGACCTTCGACGAGCCTGCGCAGCGCCACGTCCAGGTCGCGGAAATGGTGATCGAAAAGGCCAAGCGTCTGGTCGAGCACAAGAAGGATGTCGTCATCCTGCTCGATTCGATCACCCGTCTGGGCCGTGCCTACAACACCGTCGTCCCGTCATCGGGCAAGGTGCTGACCGGTGGTGTCGATGCCAACGCGCTGCAGCGCCCCAAGCGCTTCTTCGGTGCTGCGCGCAACATCGAGGAGGGCGGATCGCTCTCGATCATCGCTACCGCGCTGATCGATACCGGCAGCCGCATGGACGAGGTCATCTTCGAAGAGTTCAAGGGCACCGGAAATTCGGAAATCGTTCTGGATCGCAAGGTCGCCGACAAGCGTATCTTCCCCGCGCTGGATGTCGGAAAGTCCGGCACCCGCAAGGAAGAGCTGCTGGTGGAAAAGGATATCCTGTCGAAGATGTGGGTGCTTCGCCGCATCCTCATGCAGATGGGCACCATCGATGCGATGGAGTTCCTGCTCGACAAGATGAAGGATTCGAAGACCAACGAAGACTTCTTCGATTCGATGAATCAGTGA
- a CDS encoding TerC family protein, which yields MMELWNHIVADFSNIGSPAALAAFGQVLMIDILLAGDNAIVVGALAAGLPADQRRKVILIGIIAALVLRIAFALVVTQLMQVVGLIFAGGLLLLWVSWKMYRELQPAGSSPGSPEIEGDESSGVRPAKSFAAAAWAVAVADVSMSLDNVLAVAGAARDHPGILIVGLILSVALMGIAANFIAKYIERYRWIAYFGLVVILYVAGKMIYDGFVDPSVGITTLF from the coding sequence ATGATGGAACTTTGGAATCATATCGTAGCCGATTTCTCGAATATCGGCTCCCCCGCTGCGCTGGCCGCTTTTGGCCAGGTGCTCATGATTGACATCCTGCTCGCCGGCGACAATGCGATTGTCGTCGGTGCGCTCGCGGCGGGCCTGCCTGCCGACCAGCGGCGCAAGGTGATCCTGATCGGGATCATCGCCGCTCTCGTGCTGCGTATCGCCTTTGCGCTTGTCGTCACCCAGCTGATGCAGGTGGTCGGGCTGATCTTTGCAGGCGGCCTGCTGCTGCTTTGGGTATCGTGGAAAATGTACCGCGAGCTCCAGCCCGCGGGCAGCTCGCCCGGTTCGCCCGAAATCGAAGGTGACGAATCCAGCGGTGTCCGCCCGGCTAAGAGCTTTGCCGCGGCCGCTTGGGCCGTTGCGGTCGCCGATGTCAGCATGAGCCTCGACAACGTGCTCGCGGTGGCCGGCGCTGCGCGCGACCATCCCGGAATCCTGATCGTCGGGCTGATCCTCTCGGTCGCGCTGATGGGCATCGCTGCCAACTTCATCGCCAAATATATCGAGCGCTATCGCTGGATCGCCTATTTCGGCCTTGTCGTGATCCTCTATGTCGCCGGCAAGATGATCTATGATGGCTTTGTCGATCCCAGCGTCGGCATCACCACGCTGTTCTAG
- a CDS encoding prolyl hydroxylase family protein translates to MTDAATDLRRHLGMLLGQGRAADAVALLTTRSQAGDAAAQYELGLWRLYGQCVERDPSAALDLFRDAAAQHHPEAVAAEIALLGNGMAGTVDPLAAQARVAALAASDPFYRHQQDLLEQIAAAPLPPAEVLSVDPDIRFYSDFLPPALCDHVMEAARARLAPSFVIDPVSRQRVPHPVRTSHGANFGPVDEDCIINAINRRIAAVTGTDWRAGEMLHVLRYTPGQQYRLHHDGLPNVSNQRQWTAIVYLNHGFDGGATDFPLLGLDVAPRRGGLLVFANTHGDGAIDPRTRHEGKPVDTGEKWVATRWIRTRPWSPWDEAPAR, encoded by the coding sequence ATGACTGACGCAGCCACAGATCTGCGGCGGCACCTCGGCATGCTGCTGGGGCAGGGTCGCGCGGCAGACGCAGTGGCGCTGCTCACCACCCGGTCGCAGGCGGGCGACGCTGCAGCACAATACGAGCTCGGGCTTTGGCGGCTCTATGGCCAGTGCGTCGAACGCGATCCATCAGCGGCGCTCGACCTGTTCCGCGATGCTGCCGCGCAACACCATCCAGAGGCAGTCGCCGCTGAGATCGCGCTGCTCGGCAATGGCATGGCAGGAACCGTCGATCCCTTAGCAGCGCAGGCGCGCGTCGCTGCGCTGGCAGCATCCGATCCCTTTTATCGCCACCAGCAGGATTTGCTGGAGCAGATAGCAGCCGCGCCGCTGCCGCCCGCTGAGGTGTTGAGCGTCGACCCCGATATCCGGTTCTACTCAGATTTCCTGCCACCAGCGTTGTGCGATCATGTGATGGAGGCGGCTCGCGCGCGGCTCGCGCCCAGTTTCGTCATCGATCCGGTGTCGCGCCAGCGCGTGCCGCACCCGGTTCGCACCTCGCACGGCGCCAATTTCGGGCCGGTGGATGAGGATTGCATAATCAATGCGATCAACCGGCGGATCGCGGCCGTTACTGGCACCGACTGGCGCGCGGGCGAGATGCTGCATGTCCTGCGCTATACCCCCGGCCAGCAATACCGGCTGCACCATGATGGCCTGCCGAATGTCAGCAACCAGCGGCAGTGGACCGCCATCGTCTATCTCAACCACGGGTTTGACGGAGGTGCGACCGACTTTCCGCTGCTCGGGCTGGATGTCGCGCCCCGGCGCGGCGGGTTGCTGGTCTTTGCCAACACGCATGGCGATGGCGCCATCGATCCGCGCACCCGGCACGAGGGCAAACCCGTCGACACCGGCGAGAAATGGGTCGCAACCCGCTGGATCCGCACCCGGCCATGGTCTCCCTGGGACGAAGCGCCCGCGCGCTGA
- a CDS encoding Vgb family protein, which translates to MMRIWLAGIAVVALLPSMASAKERAQIAASAEISDKVTLFELPKGSRPHDVAPAPDGKIWYTAQRQGALGILDPVSGQVVQVPLGPESAPHGVIQGPDGMAWITDGGQNAIVRYNPANGKIDVWKLPADTGYTNLNTGAFDGKGVHWFTGQNGIYGRVNAASGKVEVWKDPKGRGPYGIATAPDGTVWYVSLAGSHLARIDSASGEISVIEPPTPGAGLRRVWADSKGDLWITGWNSGELYRYRPSTRSWKTWKLPGAKPQAYAVYVDERDHVWVSDFGDNSTRVFDPRSETFTARYPGSGEGANVRQILGRKGEVMLPESGTERMMVVRTEGK; encoded by the coding sequence ATGATGCGGATTTGGCTGGCGGGAATCGCGGTGGTTGCGCTTTTGCCCTCGATGGCATCGGCGAAGGAGCGCGCGCAGATCGCCGCGTCCGCGGAGATATCCGACAAGGTGACGCTGTTCGAGCTGCCCAAGGGGTCGCGCCCGCATGACGTCGCGCCCGCGCCTGACGGCAAGATCTGGTACACCGCGCAGCGCCAGGGTGCGCTGGGCATTCTCGATCCGGTCTCCGGCCAGGTGGTGCAGGTCCCGCTGGGCCCCGAATCCGCGCCGCATGGCGTGATTCAGGGGCCAGACGGGATGGCGTGGATCACCGATGGCGGGCAGAACGCGATCGTCCGCTACAACCCCGCCAACGGCAAGATCGACGTGTGGAAGCTGCCAGCCGATACCGGCTACACCAACCTCAACACCGGCGCGTTTGACGGCAAGGGCGTGCACTGGTTCACTGGGCAGAACGGCATTTATGGCAGGGTCAATGCGGCGTCGGGCAAGGTCGAGGTCTGGAAGGATCCCAAGGGCCGCGGCCCCTATGGCATCGCCACCGCGCCCGACGGCACCGTCTGGTACGTCTCGCTGGCCGGCAGCCACCTCGCCAGGATCGACAGCGCCAGCGGCGAGATCAGCGTCATCGAACCGCCGACGCCTGGCGCGGGGCTGCGCCGAGTGTGGGCGGACAGCAAGGGCGATCTGTGGATCACCGGCTGGAACAGCGGCGAACTCTACCGCTATCGTCCCTCGACCAGGAGCTGGAAGACGTGGAAGCTGCCCGGCGCCAAGCCCCAGGCCTATGCGGTCTATGTCGACGAGCGCGATCATGTCTGGGTCAGCGATTTCGGCGACAATTCCACCCGCGTGTTCGACCCGCGCAGCGAGACGTTCACCGCGCGCTATCCGGGCAGCGGCGAGGGGGCCAATGTCCGCCAGATCCTGGGCCGCAAGGGCGAGGTGATGCTGCCCGAATCGGGTACCGAGCGGATGATGGTGGTGCGGACCGAGGGCAAGTGA
- a CDS encoding c-type cytochrome gives MIRWLGAFALLVPGIAWAQTTNQIGERAFHRCYSCHSVVKGETGLSGPNLAGLPVRAIASDPDFKYSKAFSKFAQSNRRWTPVLLERFLADPQKLVPGNDMGFFGLKKADERSAIVTYLMEIR, from the coding sequence GTGATCCGCTGGCTGGGCGCATTCGCGCTGCTGGTACCCGGCATCGCCTGGGCCCAGACGACCAACCAGATCGGTGAACGCGCCTTCCATCGCTGCTACAGCTGCCATTCGGTGGTGAAGGGCGAGACGGGGCTGAGCGGCCCCAATCTCGCCGGTCTGCCTGTGCGCGCGATCGCCTCGGACCCTGATTTCAAATATTCCAAAGCTTTCAGTAAGTTCGCTCAATCCAACCGTCGGTGGACACCCGTGCTTCTGGAGCGATTTCTGGCCGATCCGCAAAAGCTGGTGCCGGGGAATGATATGGGATTCTTCGGACTGAAGAAGGCCGATGAACGCTCCGCGATAGTCACTTATCTGATGGAGATAAGGTAA